The following are encoded in a window of Parambassis ranga chromosome 15, fParRan2.1, whole genome shotgun sequence genomic DNA:
- the LOC114446810 gene encoding tumor necrosis factor alpha-induced protein 3-like: MLGVQDTDLVLRKALHSVLKETDTGVFKARFQAELLQSQEFTQTGLRYTTMNWEEEWEKIVKMASPVSSSNGLQFDSLEDIHIFILSNILRRPIIVIADQVVRSMKSGSSISPLNVGGIYLPLHWPPTESYKYPIVLGYDSQHFAPLITIKDSGPEIRAVPLITPKRVGFEELKVHFLMEKEQQQKDGLLKDYLHLIEIPIIGLGHDATKIMKAARLDEGNLPEDMNLMEDYLQLVNHEYQRWQEDKEQAWAAQPQRPPPFSVSQLSLIEIRCATPRCTFYVSVDTQPHCHECFEKRQATTGGGARIEGVVQTKGGGVQGGVGVIGGSETEVSSRGARSSSPPCSSSGRGVVLSSPRSAPPTAPSLSLYSETHAMKCKTPGCLFTLSVEHDGLCERCFNSRQNHGPPGAGTAATGLPGPNGGPVVPHPAQGSGWTQWGARETETERCSMCRQEAFRIFNGLCPSCMQRQQAPERGEPQQSNTRTEASSSAWSQARDTERPCLTLTPGHTSAWQAPLARPCKRSGCQFFGTPEKLGFCTICYVDYQTNHHLTPPPAPVQSRHGLETGFQNASRCRGPGCGAVGKAMLEGYCDKCYVKEQSARLNQVAHRTPHSPPLVMRDRAAKPRSSQQSQTQTQTQCRRSGCSNVSPGCTDLCPECHTRGQGREAGRRAQAPKEKSKQRCRTQGCDHYANQEKQGYCNECDHFKQIYRG; encoded by the exons ATGCTGGGTGTTCAGGACACTGACCTGGTGCTTCGGAAAGCTCTCCACAGCGTTCTGAAAGAGACGGACACCGGGGTGTTTAAAGCTCGCTTCcaggcagagctgctgcagtcccAGGAGTTCACCCAGACAGGACTCAGATACACCACCATG AATTGGGAGGAAGAATGGGAAAAGATTGTCAAGATGGCGTCTCCAGTCTCCAGTAGCAATGGCCTCCAGTTTGACTCCCTGGAGGATATTCACATCTTCATCCTCTCCAACATTCTCCGCAGACCCATCATCGTCATCGCAG ACCAAGTAGTCAGGAGTATGAAATCTGggtcctccatctctcctctgaATGTGGGAGGGATTTATCTGCCTCTACACTGGCCACCCACAGAGAGCTACAAATACCCAATCGTGCTCGGGTACGACTCCCAGCACTTTGCACCCCTCATCACTATCAAAGACAGTGGTCCAG AGATCCGAGCAGTGCCACTAATCACTCCGAAACGGGTGGGCTTCGAGGAGCTGAAGGTTCACTTTCTGATGGagaaagaacagcagcagaaagacgGGCTGCTCAAGGACTACCTGCACCTGATAGAGATCCCCATCATAGGCTTAGGCCACGACGCCACGAAGATCATGAAAGCTGCACG GCTAGATGAGGGTAACCTTCCTGAAGACATGAACCTGATGGAGGACTACCTGCAGCTTGTCAACCATGAGTACCAGCGCTGGCAGGAGGACAAGGAGCAAGCCTGGGCTGCCCAGCCGCAGCGCCCACCAcccttttctgtctctcagctgTCCCTCATTGAGATCCGCTGTGCTACGCCACGATGCACCTTCTATGTCTCTGTAGACACACAGCCTCATTGCCATGAATGCTTTGAGAAACGACAGGCTACTACTGGTGGAGGAGCGAGGATAGAAGGGGTGGTTCAGACCAAGGGAGGTGGTGTACAAGGTGGAGTAGGGGTGATAGGGGGATCAGAGACTGAGGTGAGCTCCAGAGGAGCCCGAAGCAGTAGCCCCCCGTGCTCTTCTTCTGGACGAGGGGTGGTGTTATCCAGCCCCCGCTCAGCTCCTCCCACCGCACCCAGCCTCAGCCTTTACAGTGAAACTCATGCCATGAAGTGTAAGACACCCGGCTGCCTCTTCACCCTCAGTGTAGAGCACGATGGACTTTGTGAGCGCTGCTTTAACTCTAGGCAGAACCATGGACCCCCTGGAGCTGGAACGGCTGCTACAGGACTTCCAGGCCCCAATGGAGGGCCTGTCGTTCCCCACCCAGCCCAGGGCTCCGGCTGGACCCAGTGGGGGGCCCgcgagacagagacagaacgATGCAGCATGTGCAGACAGGAGGCGTTCAGGATATTCAATGGACTGTGTCCGTCCTGCATGCAGAGACAGCAGGCTCCAGAGAGGGGGGAGCCACAGCAGAGCAACACCAGGACTGAGGCTTCATCTTCAGCTTGGAGTCAAGCCAGGGACACTGAGCGGCCATGCCTCACCCTCACCCCAGGGCACACCTCAGCCTGGCAGGCCCCTCTGGCTCGGCCTTGTAAAAGATCTGGCTGCCAGTTCTTTGGGACACCAGAGAAATTAGGCTTCTGCACTATTTGCTATGTAGACTATCAAACAAACCACC acctgactcctcctcctgccccagTGCAGAGCCGGCATGGTTTGGAGACAGGCTTCCAGAATGCCTCACGGTGTCGTGGGCCTGGGTGTGGTGCAGTTGGCAAGGCAATGCTGGAGGGCTACTGTGATAAGTGCTATGTCAAAGAGCAAAGTGCACGGCTCAACCAAGTGGCACATCGCACACCACACTCTCCTCCCCTGGTCATG CGTGACCGAGCAGCCAAACCCAGATCTTCACAGCAATCCCAGACCCAGACGCAGACTCAGTGCCGGCGGAGTGGCTGCAGTAATGTGTCCCCAGGATGCACAGACCTCTGTCCAGAGTGCCACACGCGTGGCCAGGGCAGAGAGGCGGGCAGACGGGCGCAGGCGCCCAAGGAGAAGTCTAAGCAGCGGTGCCGGACGCAGGGCTGCGACCACTACGCCAACCAAGAGAAACAGGGCTACTGCAACGAGTGTGACCACTTCAAACAGATTTATCGCGGCTGA
- the LOC114446965 gene encoding LOW QUALITY PROTEIN: serologically defined colon cancer antigen 8 homolog (The sequence of the model RefSeq protein was modified relative to this genomic sequence to represent the inferred CDS: inserted 1 base in 1 codon; substituted 1 base at 1 genomic stop codon) codes for MKRLDSDEEEAEQLDAMQKELRQRANQSIQQLSSALEQLNPDEEEKEEEEAVRASDGSFFTNITEEDKTAWSPKDTEXSSYQLKSLLLKQCREMPSPLSPSEKPSQSKSVQHQVRSLCLHFKILVPMIYNQSEYIQHLEAEVKFCKEELQEMKQRVRVVVVENEXLHSELKIKAVDESLKDYTIQNSMVNQSMANTHSITDHSVLQRAEHSTWKNELEQLKGIYKAQIESFEAQVISLKKDLAVSQRELEEVKNRLRLKEKQAEDALKADGAPRVAGLCLKCAQHDAVLAGTHANQHVQAIDRLTKERDELLVALRTVRASQREAQQREWSACLQVKQAVEMAEEANLHKTKVEVQFKQLSREMVQQREQLDREANALQERMNEARKEGQAEACKQKEQLAHTVSSLSQRVAELEGQLDRAHRDKSSLTNQLEDTFRKLTSQEQDNTQVCVDLRYQLSQAKLKKEEAERELRDFNAKTSRQMEKAAQEVERLSSELVGCRQHLEAVQKDGSQWQAEALSLAEQLANAQRQLHLTRQDRESAERAHEEEIASVTLSAQEQARELTVRLQQTEAQHLLRVGELDGLLSSQNSLIGKLKEECCNLGTKLEDLTQHSRSELEQLGLEKQHLEETVRSLRARSSDMEEQCVQHGRMHQRMKDRLQQLDRHCQSSAQQVCELLAKQNQLMQERNTLSEEMQNLRIKLPNTRQIDSVST; via the exons ATGAAACGGTTAGACTCAGATGAAGAGGAAGCGGAGCAGCTGGACGCTATGCAAAAGGAGCTTAGAC AGCGAGCCAACCAGAGCATCCAGCAGCTGAGCAGTGCTCTGGAGCAGCTAAACCCagatgaagaagagaaagaggaagaggaggctgtcAGAGCCAGTGATGGAAGCTTCTTCACAAACATAACTGAAGAGGACAAAACTGCATGGAGCCCAAAAgacacagagtgaagcag TTATCAGCTGAAGAGCCTTTTGTTGAAGCAGTGCAGAGAAATGCCCTCTCCGCTCTCTCCATCAGAGAAACCGTCTCAATCAAAG AGTGTACAGCACCAAGTGAGGTCACTGTGCCTGCATTTCAAGATTTTGGTCCCAATGATTTACAACCAGTCAGAGTACATCCAGCACCTGGAAGCAGAGGTCAAATTCTGCAAG gaagagctgcaggaaatgaaacagagggtcagagtggtggtggtggaaaaTG AGCTGCATTCAGAGCTCAAAATAAAGGCAGTGGACGAATCTCTCAAAGATTACACGATCCAAAACTCTATG GTGAATCAGAGCATGGCCAACACACACTCCATAACTGATCACAGtgtgctgcagagagcagaACACAGCACATGGAAAAATGAGCTG GAACAATTGAAAGGAATCTACAAGGCCCAGATTGAAAGCTTTGAGGCACAGGTCATCTCTTTAAA GAAGGATCTGGCTGTCAGTCAGAGGGAGCTTGAGGAGGTGAAGAATCGTCTGAGACTTAAGGAGAAGCAGGCTGAAGATGCACTGAAGGCTGATGGAGCTCCCCGTGTGGCAGGATTGTGTCTGAAGTGTGCACAGCATGATGCTGTGTTGGCTGGGACTCATGCAAATCAGCATGTTCAGGCCATTGACAGGCTCACAAA AGAGCGTGATGAGTTACTGGTGGCTCTGCGTACTGTGCGTGCCAGTCAACGAGAGGCGCAACAGAGGGAGTGGTCAGCCTGTCTTCAGGTCAAACAGGCTGTGGAGATGGCAGAAGAAGCAAATCTGCACAAAACCAAG gtggAGGTGCAGTTTAAACAGTTGTCCAGGGAAATGGTACAACAGAGAGAACAACTAGACAGAGAAGCAAATGCTTTGCAGGAGAGAATGAATGAGGCCAGAAAGGAGGGCCAGGCTGAGGCATGCAAACAAAAAGAGCAGCTGGCACATACA gtctcTAGCCTCTCCCAGCGTGTTGCTGAGTTAGAAGGACAGCTCGACAGGGCTCACAGAGACAAGAGTtcactgaccaatcagctgGAAGATACCTTCCGCAAACTTACGAGTCAAGAACAAGACAACACCCAG GTATGTGTTGATTTGCGATATCAGCTCAGCCAGGCTAAGCTCAagaaagaggaggcagagagagaactCCGAGATTTCAATGCCAAGACGAGCAGACAGATGGAAAAGGCTGCCCAG GAAGTGGAAAGGCTGAGCTCAGAGCTGGTTGGCTGTCGGCAGCATCTGGAGGCGGTCCAAAAGGACGGGAGCCAATGGCAGGCCGAAGCCCTGAGCCTAGCAGAACAGCTGGCAAATGCCCAGCGCCAACTGCACCTCACCAG acaggacagagagagtgCAGAACGGGCTCATGAAGAGGAAATTGCATCAGTGACTCTTTCAGCACAGGAACAAGCGAGAGAGTTGACTGTGAGGCTGCAACAGACAGAGGCTCAACACCTGCTGAGAG TTGGAGAGTTGGATGGTCTTCTGAGTTCCCAGAATTCCCTTATCGGGAAGCTGAAGGAGGAGTGCTGCAACCTGGGGACCAAACTAGAAGACCTGACACAACACAGCAg aagtgaGCTTGAGCAGCTGGGATTGGAGAAGCAACACTTGGAGGAGACGGtgaggagtctgagagctcgTAGTTCTGATATGGAGGAACAATGTGTCCAGCACGGCCGCATGCACCAGCGCATGAAAG